The following coding sequences are from one Streptomyces dengpaensis window:
- a CDS encoding YybH family protein: protein MNEDEQQIRTLIEQWAAAVNRADLDGVLVDHADDMVMYDVPPPYEGVHGIDGYRETWPPFFEWQSQGATFEIESLDITAGDDVAYAHALLRCGTAKEFAEDPDLRLRLTLGLRKEHGRWTVAHEHHSFPRD, encoded by the coding sequence ATGAACGAAGACGAGCAGCAGATCCGCACCTTGATCGAGCAGTGGGCCGCCGCCGTGAACCGCGCCGACCTCGACGGCGTGCTGGTGGACCACGCGGACGACATGGTGATGTACGACGTGCCGCCGCCCTACGAGGGGGTCCATGGCATCGACGGGTACCGCGAGACCTGGCCGCCGTTCTTCGAATGGCAGTCACAGGGCGCGACGTTCGAGATCGAGTCCCTCGACATCACCGCGGGCGACGACGTGGCGTACGCGCACGCCCTCCTGCGCTGCGGAACCGCGAAGGAGTTCGCCGAGGATCCCGACCTGCGCCTCAGGCTCACCCTCGGACTGCGCAAGGAACACGGACGGTGGACGGTCGCCCACGAGCACCACTCGTTCCCGCGCGACTGA
- a CDS encoding DUF2238 domain-containing protein, which produces MHFLRETVWVLVGLPLIVLTRRRFPLTTLLCCLLAAHALVLAVGGHYTYARVPLGDWVRDGLGLDRNPYDRFGHLMQGFVPAILVRELLSRTSPLRGSRWPAPLTVCVCLAFSAVFEMFEWAAAVIGGQAADDFLATQGDVWDTQWDMFCALIGATLSVLLLSRLHDRQLGALAASGRR; this is translated from the coding sequence ATCCATTTCCTCAGGGAGACCGTGTGGGTGCTGGTCGGGCTGCCGTTGATCGTACTGACCCGGCGGCGGTTTCCGCTCACGACCCTGCTGTGCTGTCTGCTCGCGGCCCACGCACTGGTGCTCGCCGTCGGGGGCCACTACACGTACGCGCGGGTCCCGTTGGGCGACTGGGTGCGGGACGGGCTGGGGCTCGACCGCAATCCGTACGACAGGTTCGGGCACCTCATGCAGGGCTTCGTACCCGCCATCCTGGTGCGGGAGTTGCTCAGCCGGACCTCACCGCTGCGCGGCAGCCGCTGGCCGGCTCCACTGACCGTGTGCGTCTGTCTCGCCTTCAGCGCGGTCTTCGAGATGTTCGAGTGGGCGGCGGCGGTGATCGGCGGACAGGCGGCAGACGACTTCCTGGCCACTCAGGGCGATGTGTGGGACACCCAGTGGGACATGTTCTGCGCCCTGATCGGAGCCACCCTTTCGGTGCTGCTGCTGAGCCGCCTGCACGACCGGCAGCTCGGCGCACTCGCGGCGTCGGGCCGGCGGTAG
- a CDS encoding serine/threonine protein kinase, with translation MVNVQDSTGELVAGRYRLLEVVLQEEGRVGWHGQDVEFDRPVTLIRSRVPEQWREEAERHRAARILRESELLGLDCPGRVATVVDVIEEHEFVWTVTERSPGDPLTDLLGRGPVNCVRAARIGLGILDVLAAAHRKGLTHGDLSPGHVSVHERGAVTVSGFGLMGATGSPRVTAPSYAAPEQARGEGTGPAADLWALGAILYAMVEGRPPIQDRGRLDATLRAVDRLPIRAPLNAGPLGPVIQGLLRRDLGERVPEPVVREALTRILKEDFASARSTAPLPFFLDVGVIARRSARVWRGRSVSTPVLVGGALAVTVVCFAVLTAAGGLPDGETSASGAAPSPTAPGHPSPGSSGVATLPPRTPPASPTPSPSSTSGEKATAGFSLYRAPEGFSLRLPDGWKPLRTKNADDQSYRITFGASGDPRTLAVTYSTRLGTDPVAVWSELEPSLRSASAGYKRVGDIRAVDYRGYQGADMEWLSVSDGVRERTFGRGFLIGDNRGFSLRWTTPADDWNTSGNQRALDVFLTTFQAT, from the coding sequence ATGGTCAACGTGCAAGACTCTACGGGCGAGTTGGTCGCCGGGAGATACCGGCTGCTCGAAGTCGTCCTCCAGGAAGAGGGGCGCGTCGGCTGGCACGGCCAGGACGTGGAGTTCGACCGGCCGGTCACCTTGATCCGGTCGCGGGTCCCGGAGCAGTGGCGCGAGGAGGCGGAGCGCCACAGGGCCGCCCGGATCCTGCGCGAGTCCGAACTCCTGGGGCTGGACTGTCCCGGCCGAGTGGCCACGGTCGTCGACGTGATCGAGGAGCACGAGTTCGTCTGGACGGTCACGGAGCGGTCCCCGGGCGACCCGCTGACCGACCTCCTTGGACGCGGTCCCGTGAACTGCGTCCGGGCGGCCCGCATCGGGCTCGGCATCCTCGATGTCCTCGCGGCCGCCCATCGCAAGGGGCTGACGCACGGCGATCTCAGCCCCGGCCACGTCAGCGTGCACGAACGGGGCGCGGTCACGGTGAGCGGATTCGGCCTCATGGGGGCCACCGGCTCGCCGCGCGTCACCGCGCCGTCGTACGCCGCTCCCGAGCAGGCCCGTGGCGAGGGCACAGGACCGGCGGCGGACCTGTGGGCGCTGGGCGCGATCCTGTACGCGATGGTCGAGGGCCGGCCGCCCATCCAGGACCGTGGGCGGCTCGACGCCACACTCCGCGCGGTGGACCGGCTGCCGATCCGGGCCCCGCTGAACGCAGGACCGCTCGGTCCGGTCATTCAGGGTCTGCTGCGCAGGGATCTCGGGGAACGGGTGCCCGAGCCGGTCGTACGCGAGGCCCTGACCCGCATCCTCAAGGAGGACTTCGCCAGTGCGAGGTCTACGGCGCCCCTGCCCTTCTTCCTGGACGTCGGCGTCATCGCCCGGCGATCGGCACGGGTGTGGCGCGGACGATCCGTCAGCACGCCCGTGCTCGTGGGTGGGGCGCTGGCCGTGACGGTCGTCTGTTTCGCCGTGCTCACCGCTGCGGGCGGACTGCCCGACGGGGAGACCTCCGCATCCGGCGCGGCTCCCTCACCGACCGCTCCCGGCCACCCGTCGCCCGGCTCGTCCGGTGTCGCCACGCTCCCCCCGCGGACACCACCGGCGTCGCCCACTCCGTCCCCCTCCTCCACCAGCGGGGAGAAGGCCACGGCCGGCTTCTCCCTCTACCGCGCGCCCGAGGGCTTCTCCCTCCGCCTCCCCGATGGCTGGAAACCCCTGCGGACCAAGAACGCTGACGACCAGTCCTACCGGATCACCTTCGGCGCGAGCGGTGACCCGCGCACGCTGGCCGTCACCTACAGCACCCGGCTGGGAACGGATCCGGTCGCTGTCTGGAGTGAACTGGAGCCGTCCCTGCGCAGCGCCTCCGCGGGCTACAAGCGGGTGGGTGACATCCGTGCCGTGGACTATCGCGGCTACCAGGGGGCCGACATGGAGTGGCTGTCCGTATCCGACGGGGTCCGCGAGCGCACCTTCGGCCGGGGCTTCCTCATCGGCGACAACCGGGGCTTCTCCCTGCGCTGGACGACCCCGGCCGACGACTGGAACACCTCCGGCAACCAGCGAGCGCTGGACGTCTTCCTGACGACCTTTCAGGCAACGTAG
- the tgmA gene encoding putative ATP-grasp-modified RiPP: MRPFTLNYALPTGQSAAVPPYHFDVSLQLNVLPDGRPAVSDRALLMAMGTTTSTAGSQTHFDD; the protein is encoded by the coding sequence GTGCGACCGTTCACCCTCAACTATGCCTTGCCCACGGGGCAGTCGGCCGCAGTGCCCCCGTACCACTTCGATGTGTCCCTGCAGTTGAATGTGCTGCCCGACGGACGCCCCGCGGTCAGCGATCGCGCGCTCCTCATGGCCATGGGCACCACGACGTCCACGGCCGGTTCCCAGACGCACTTCGACGACTGA
- the tgmB gene encoding ATP-grasp ribosomal peptide maturase: protein MTVLILTAEQDVTADMVVAKLHERGVPMVRLDPADLPGKAVLSADYAHGDFDGYLSVNGHVLSMGGLRSVWVRRPGEPAAHAAEPSPWLTAETRQALFGMLYSASTRWMNHPRRAEQARHKPWQLRVAHSSGFAVPPTVITTAPRVARQFVEEYRDVVVKSASGPPPGEPPAALPTTLIGPGADFSGVAAGPALLQQYIPKRADIRLTGVGTRLFAARKAAVPGQIDGRFGDTGHVWEAVAVPDRIARSVHDYLALTGLAYAAFDFAEDEAGVWWFLEGNQGGQFGFIELETGQPIADEVALWLSQRRPELRIPERHF from the coding sequence ATGACCGTACTCATTCTCACGGCCGAGCAGGACGTCACCGCCGACATGGTGGTGGCCAAACTGCATGAACGGGGCGTGCCCATGGTGCGCCTCGACCCCGCCGATCTGCCGGGAAAGGCGGTGCTGTCGGCCGACTACGCCCACGGTGACTTCGACGGCTATCTGTCGGTCAACGGCCATGTGCTCAGCATGGGTGGCCTGCGCTCCGTGTGGGTGCGCAGGCCGGGTGAGCCCGCCGCGCACGCCGCCGAGCCCTCGCCGTGGCTCACGGCCGAGACCCGTCAGGCCCTGTTCGGCATGCTCTACTCCGCCTCCACCCGCTGGATGAACCACCCGCGCCGTGCCGAGCAGGCCCGGCACAAGCCCTGGCAGTTGCGGGTCGCCCACAGCAGCGGCTTCGCGGTGCCGCCGACCGTCATCACGACCGCTCCGCGGGTGGCCCGGCAATTCGTCGAGGAGTACCGGGACGTGGTGGTGAAGTCCGCCTCGGGGCCACCGCCCGGCGAGCCGCCGGCGGCCCTGCCGACCACGCTCATCGGACCCGGTGCGGACTTCTCCGGGGTCGCGGCCGGTCCCGCGCTGCTCCAGCAGTACATTCCCAAGCGTGCCGACATCCGGCTGACCGGCGTCGGCACCCGCCTGTTCGCCGCCCGGAAGGCCGCCGTGCCCGGGCAGATCGACGGGCGGTTCGGCGACACCGGACACGTCTGGGAGGCCGTCGCGGTGCCGGACCGTATCGCCCGCTCCGTCCACGACTATCTGGCCCTCACCGGACTCGCGTACGCCGCCTTCGACTTCGCCGAGGACGAGGCGGGCGTCTGGTGGTTCCTGGAGGGCAACCAGGGCGGCCAGTTCGGCTTCATCGAGCTGGAGACCGGCCAGCCCATCGCCGACGAGGTCGCCCTCTGGCTGTCGCAGCGACGACCCGAACTCCGCATCCCCGAACGGCACTTCTGA
- a CDS encoding CAP domain-containing protein: MSELVPGGNLPLPGGTLTLGVPGPFDVFALITDDSGKVRGDGDFVFYNQPSAPGARLAGEHLTIDPMGLRPGASRVTVVVSPADPEPAARAHPAHHRAEQSRRTLCDPVFSQGGLAYVADRRSGDMYWTALWARPFSPADLRRTASEVIALTNAERTACGLPPLSPDSPLTTAAQAHSADMVARAFYSHTSPDGSRPWDRAAAAGCTRRTIGENIACGQRSPAEVVRGWMNSPGHRANILKPDFTHIGIGLAGGGKAGTYWTQLFGG; this comes from the coding sequence ATGAGCGAGCTGGTTCCCGGGGGCAACCTGCCCCTGCCGGGCGGCACCCTGACCCTCGGGGTGCCCGGCCCCTTCGATGTGTTTGCGCTCATCACCGACGACAGCGGAAAGGTGCGCGGCGACGGCGACTTCGTGTTCTACAACCAGCCGAGCGCGCCCGGCGCCCGGCTGGCGGGCGAGCACCTGACGATCGATCCGATGGGACTGCGGCCCGGAGCGAGCCGCGTCACCGTGGTCGTCAGCCCCGCCGACCCTGAGCCGGCTGCCCGCGCCCACCCTGCACATCACCGCGCCGAGCAGTCCCGGCGCACGCTGTGCGACCCCGTGTTCAGCCAGGGGGGTCTGGCTTACGTCGCCGACCGCCGCTCCGGCGATATGTACTGGACGGCGCTGTGGGCGCGGCCCTTCAGTCCCGCGGATCTGCGGCGGACGGCGAGTGAGGTCATCGCGCTCACCAACGCCGAGCGGACGGCGTGCGGCCTGCCACCGCTGTCGCCCGACTCCCCGCTCACCACCGCGGCCCAGGCACACAGCGCCGACATGGTGGCCCGCGCCTTCTACTCCCACACCTCCCCCGACGGCAGCCGGCCCTGGGACCGTGCCGCAGCCGCGGGCTGCACCCGCCGCACCATCGGCGAGAACATCGCCTGCGGGCAGCGCTCCCCCGCCGAGGTCGTCCGCGGCTGGATGAACAGCCCCGGCCATCGCGCCAACATCCTGAAACCCGACTTCACCCACATAGGCATCGGCCTCGCCGGGGGCGGCAAGGCGGGCACGTACTGGACGCAGCTCTTCGGCGGCTGA
- a CDS encoding MurR/RpiR family transcriptional regulator produces the protein MPSSQQARAQASAITSGKTGPEAGAAPMSQLRGLFDGPRLSPGQRRIAQYLIEHITEAAFLSITDLAERVGVSQPSVTRFAAAVGFSGYPALREKLQSIALGILGSTPGTPAEATSNELQAAVDAEIENLENLRRDFAEPDEVIRVGRALSQSTPLTVLGLRISVSLAEYFAYAARRIHPDVRLVTRGGSVAYDALLQSREAGGTWVLAFGMPRHAQETLTALRVARNAGLQVALITDQGLGPLADEADVTFTIGTGSRLVFDSYSAPVVMSAALLQAMTDADPERTQARLEEYEQVADQHHFFLRD, from the coding sequence GTGCCATCGTCGCAGCAGGCACGCGCGCAGGCATCTGCGATCACCTCGGGGAAGACCGGCCCTGAGGCGGGCGCGGCACCGATGTCCCAGCTCAGGGGGCTGTTCGACGGGCCCCGGCTCTCTCCGGGGCAGCGGCGTATCGCCCAGTATCTGATCGAGCACATCACCGAGGCGGCGTTCCTGTCGATCACCGATCTCGCCGAGCGGGTGGGGGTGAGCCAGCCCTCGGTGACCCGTTTCGCCGCGGCGGTCGGCTTCAGCGGTTACCCCGCGCTACGGGAGAAGCTCCAGTCGATCGCGCTCGGCATCCTCGGCAGCACGCCGGGCACGCCCGCGGAGGCCACGAGCAACGAGCTGCAGGCCGCGGTGGACGCCGAGATCGAGAACCTGGAGAACCTGCGGCGGGACTTCGCGGAACCGGACGAGGTGATCCGCGTCGGCCGGGCCCTGTCGCAGTCGACGCCACTGACGGTCCTGGGCCTGCGGATCTCCGTCTCGCTGGCCGAGTACTTCGCGTACGCCGCGCGCCGCATCCACCCGGACGTACGGCTGGTGACCCGGGGCGGCAGCGTCGCCTACGACGCGCTGCTCCAGTCGCGCGAGGCGGGCGGCACCTGGGTGCTTGCCTTCGGGATGCCCCGGCACGCCCAGGAGACGCTCACGGCCCTGCGCGTCGCCCGCAACGCGGGTCTCCAGGTGGCCCTGATCACCGACCAGGGGCTCGGGCCGCTGGCGGACGAGGCCGACGTGACCTTCACCATCGGCACCGGTTCCCGCCTCGTCTTCGACTCCTACTCCGCGCCCGTCGTCATGTCGGCGGCGCTGCTGCAGGCCATGACCGACGCCGATCCGGAGCGGACGCAGGCCCGCCTGGAGGAGTACGAGCAGGTCGCCGACCAGCACCACTTCTTCCTCAGGGACTGA
- a CDS encoding serine hydrolase domain-containing protein, protein MVSATVGRGTAGTALGAVLLSLLAAPAQAATPVAEGRTNTEQVAAAGALAAPDEAGLRKVLRTALWQGAPGAMARIDDNGRVHRLSEGIADRATKRAMSTNDRFRVGSVTKTFSAVVLLQLADEGKLQLDKSVNGYLPGLLPDQRITVRHVLSHRSGLYDYTNDMFARTVPGFESVRNKVFSYRDLVKLSLKKPRTNAPGAAYAYSNTNFVVAGMLIEKLTGHSVGTEYKNRIFEPLNLTNTFYVHPGTAIPGSHARGYLKPDEAGKALVDSTRQTASWAQSAGAIISTAHDLDVFLSALLREKLTSAAQLTQMQKWTTVNSTTKYGLGLRRRDLSCGVSVYGHTGTVQGFYTYAFTSKDGKRSLTALANTSNNTTVLNTMYRTLEFAFCGKSAAKAATR, encoded by the coding sequence ATGGTCTCAGCAACGGTAGGCAGAGGTACGGCTGGTACGGCCCTGGGTGCGGTTCTGCTGTCCCTCCTGGCAGCCCCCGCACAGGCAGCCACCCCCGTGGCCGAGGGCCGTACGAACACCGAACAGGTCGCGGCGGCCGGGGCGTTGGCCGCGCCCGACGAAGCGGGGCTGCGCAAAGTGCTGCGTACGGCGCTGTGGCAGGGAGCCCCGGGCGCGATGGCGCGGATCGACGACAACGGCAGAGTGCACCGGCTGTCCGAGGGGATCGCCGACCGGGCTACCAAACGGGCCATGAGCACGAACGACCGGTTCCGCGTCGGCAGCGTCACCAAGACGTTCTCCGCCGTGGTGCTGCTCCAACTGGCCGACGAGGGCAAGCTGCAGCTGGACAAGTCGGTCAACGGCTATCTGCCCGGGCTGCTGCCCGACCAGCGCATCACGGTGCGCCATGTGCTCAGCCACCGCAGCGGCCTGTACGACTACACCAACGACATGTTCGCCCGTACGGTCCCGGGCTTCGAGTCCGTGCGCAACAAGGTGTTCAGCTACCGGGACCTGGTGAAGCTGTCACTGAAGAAGCCGCGCACGAACGCGCCGGGCGCGGCCTACGCGTACTCGAACACCAACTTCGTCGTCGCGGGCATGCTCATCGAGAAGCTGACCGGCCACTCCGTAGGCACGGAATACAAGAACCGCATCTTCGAACCGCTGAATCTCACCAACACCTTCTACGTCCACCCCGGCACCGCGATCCCGGGCAGCCACGCCCGCGGCTATCTCAAGCCCGACGAGGCCGGCAAGGCCCTGGTGGACTCCACCCGGCAGACGGCCTCCTGGGCGCAGAGCGCGGGTGCCATCATCTCGACCGCGCACGACCTGGACGTCTTCCTCTCCGCGCTGCTCCGCGAAAAGCTCACCTCCGCGGCCCAGCTGACGCAGATGCAGAAGTGGACGACGGTCAACAGCACGACGAAGTACGGCCTCGGTCTGCGCCGCCGTGACCTGTCGTGCGGGGTCTCGGTGTACGGGCACACGGGCACCGTGCAGGGCTTCTACACGTACGCGTTCACCTCGAAGGACGGCAAGCGCAGCCTCACCGCGCTGGCCAACACCTCCAACAACACCACCGTGCTGAACACCATGTACCGCACCCTGGAATTCGCGTTCTGCGGCAAGTCCGCGGCCAAGGCGGCCACGCGGTGA
- a CDS encoding nucleoside/nucleotide kinase family protein, with protein MTFDDLLERAASLVRPGRRALLGITGSPGAGKTTLAERLVRRLNGAGPDWVAHVPMDGFHLADVELDRLGRRDRKGAPDTFDAAGYAALLRRLRENEDELVYAPGFERTLEQPLASAIPVPRTARLVITEGNYLLLRDAAWARARSQLDEVWFCELDEAERVRRLVDRHEEFGKDRDTAVAWVLGTDQRNADLIAATRDRADLVVGASVSEGGAPVPVPHAHRPRDRRSVR; from the coding sequence ATGACCTTCGACGACCTCCTGGAGCGCGCGGCTTCGCTCGTACGTCCCGGACGGCGCGCCCTCCTCGGCATCACCGGCAGCCCCGGAGCGGGCAAGACGACGCTCGCCGAGCGCCTGGTGCGGCGGCTGAACGGTGCCGGGCCCGACTGGGTCGCGCACGTGCCGATGGACGGATTCCATCTCGCGGACGTCGAGTTGGACCGACTCGGCCGCCGCGACCGCAAGGGCGCCCCCGACACGTTCGACGCGGCGGGCTACGCGGCACTGTTGCGCCGGCTGCGCGAGAACGAGGACGAGCTCGTCTACGCGCCCGGCTTCGAGCGGACCCTCGAACAGCCCCTGGCCAGCGCCATCCCCGTGCCCCGCACCGCCCGGCTGGTCATCACCGAGGGCAACTATCTCCTCCTTCGCGACGCTGCCTGGGCTCGCGCGCGGTCGCAGCTGGACGAGGTCTGGTTCTGCGAGCTCGACGAGGCCGAACGCGTACGGCGACTTGTGGACCGGCACGAGGAGTTCGGCAAGGACCGCGACACGGCGGTGGCATGGGTGCTCGGCACGGACCAGCGCAACGCCGACCTGATCGCCGCGACACGGGACCGCGCCGACCTGGTCGTCGGAGCGTCGGTAAGCGAGGGTGGAGCGCCAGTTCCGGTTCCCCACGCTCATCGCCCGCGGGATCGCCGATCGGTGCGGTGA
- a CDS encoding aldo/keto reductase, with translation MEERVFDRSGQHASVVGLGTWQLGADWGDVSDRDALAVLETAAESGVTFFDTADVYGDGRSEETIATFLRSRPDLHVLVATKMGRRVEQIPRNYVLDNFRAWNDRSRRNLGVDRVDLVQLHCPPTPVYSSDEVFDALDTLVDEERIAAYGVSVETCDEALTALARPNVASVQIILNPFRLKPLRQVLPAAREAGVGIIARVPLASGLLSGKYTKDTVFAENDHRTYNRHGESFDQGETFSGVDFAAGVEAAAEFSALAPEGYTPAQLALRWIIQQPGVTTVIPGARSPEQARANAAAAKLPELSQKTLDAIEDLYERRIKEQVEGRW, from the coding sequence ATGGAAGAGCGCGTATTCGACAGATCAGGTCAGCATGCTTCGGTCGTCGGTCTCGGCACCTGGCAGTTGGGTGCCGACTGGGGCGATGTGAGTGATCGGGACGCCCTGGCCGTGCTGGAGACGGCCGCCGAGTCAGGGGTGACCTTCTTCGACACGGCCGACGTGTACGGCGACGGGCGGAGCGAGGAGACGATCGCCACGTTCCTGCGGAGCAGGCCGGACCTGCATGTGCTGGTCGCGACCAAGATGGGCCGCCGCGTCGAGCAGATCCCGCGGAACTACGTCCTCGACAACTTCCGCGCCTGGAACGACCGTTCCCGGCGCAATCTCGGTGTCGACCGCGTCGACCTGGTGCAGCTGCACTGCCCGCCGACGCCCGTCTACTCCTCCGACGAGGTGTTCGACGCCCTCGACACACTGGTCGACGAGGAGCGGATCGCCGCGTACGGCGTGAGCGTGGAGACGTGCGACGAGGCGCTGACCGCGCTCGCCCGCCCGAACGTGGCGAGCGTCCAGATCATCCTCAACCCCTTCCGCTTGAAGCCGCTGCGGCAGGTGCTTCCGGCGGCCCGGGAGGCGGGCGTCGGCATCATCGCCCGCGTACCGCTCGCCTCCGGCCTGCTCTCCGGCAAGTACACCAAGGACACGGTCTTCGCGGAGAACGACCACCGGACGTACAACCGCCACGGAGAGTCCTTCGACCAGGGCGAGACCTTCTCCGGAGTCGACTTCGCGGCCGGCGTGGAGGCGGCGGCCGAGTTCTCCGCCCTCGCCCCGGAGGGTTACACCCCGGCCCAGTTGGCACTGCGCTGGATCATCCAGCAGCCCGGCGTGACCACGGTGATCCCGGGCGCCCGCTCACCCGAACAGGCCCGCGCCAACGCGGCGGCCGCGAAGCTGCCTGAGCTGTCGCAGAAGACGCTGGACGCGATCGAGGACCTCTACGAGCGGCGGATCAAGGAGCAGGTGGAGGGCCGCTGGTAG
- a CDS encoding DUF1232 domain-containing protein — MDSTLWTVVVIGAVLGAVALGMALVLLVRLVRARRDLRRAGLPTGPRWVFWGAVAYLVLPVDLLPDPVYLDDIGVLLLALRSLRAVPR; from the coding sequence ATGGATTCCACGCTCTGGACGGTGGTCGTCATCGGCGCGGTCCTGGGCGCCGTCGCGCTCGGGATGGCGCTGGTGCTCCTGGTCCGGCTCGTCCGTGCCCGCCGTGATCTGCGGCGGGCCGGGCTTCCGACGGGGCCGCGCTGGGTCTTCTGGGGCGCCGTCGCCTATCTCGTGCTGCCGGTCGATCTGCTGCCCGACCCCGTCTATCTGGACGACATCGGCGTCCTCCTCCTGGCCCTTCGCTCGCTGCGCGCCGTACCCCGGTGA
- a CDS encoding methylated-DNA--[protein]-cysteine S-methyltransferase has protein sequence MTVCTTIDSPLGELLLVGEESATAKGGTALASLSMPGQKHGVAVEDGWVEDADAFAEIAAQLRSYFDGTLTHFDIEYVTRGSDFQQRVWKALEAIPYGTTLSYGDVAARIGASRAAVRAVGTAIGANPLLVVRPCHRVIGANGALTGYAAGLERKRQLLDLEKVPLPF, from the coding sequence ATGACTGTCTGCACGACCATCGACAGCCCCCTGGGCGAGCTGCTGCTGGTGGGCGAGGAGTCGGCCACCGCGAAGGGCGGCACGGCACTGGCGTCGCTGTCCATGCCCGGCCAGAAGCACGGAGTCGCCGTCGAGGACGGCTGGGTCGAGGACGCGGACGCGTTCGCCGAGATCGCCGCCCAGCTGCGCTCCTACTTCGACGGCACGCTGACGCACTTCGACATCGAGTACGTCACGCGCGGCAGCGATTTCCAGCAGCGGGTATGGAAGGCCCTGGAGGCCATCCCGTACGGGACCACGCTCAGCTACGGCGACGTCGCGGCGCGGATCGGCGCATCGCGGGCCGCGGTACGCGCCGTGGGTACGGCGATCGGCGCGAACCCGCTGCTGGTCGTACGCCCCTGCCACCGGGTGATCGGCGCGAACGGGGCGCTCACCGGGTACGCCGCGGGCCTGGAGCGCAAGCGGCAGCTCCTGGATCTGGAGAAGGTGCCCCTGCCCTTCTGA
- a CDS encoding DUF6191 domain-containing protein — MRVAVFMTLPGLVILLTVLAFADQLLLRAGLAGLLPWRNGARQGQISATGFEQLHASLSPGKQNELKERQSALLTRDDEEDGAPSNRTTVDLDGGTAVVRMPRAEQ, encoded by the coding sequence ATGCGTGTCGCCGTCTTCATGACCCTGCCCGGCCTGGTCATCCTGCTGACCGTGCTGGCCTTCGCGGATCAGCTGCTGCTGCGGGCCGGCCTGGCGGGCCTGCTGCCCTGGCGCAATGGTGCGCGCCAGGGCCAGATCTCCGCGACGGGGTTCGAACAGCTGCACGCGAGTCTGTCGCCGGGCAAGCAGAACGAGCTGAAGGAACGGCAGTCGGCGCTGCTGACGCGGGACGACGAGGAGGACGGGGCGCCGTCGAACCGGACGACGGTCGATCTGGACGGCGGGACCGCGGTCGTCCGGATGCCGCGGGCCGAGCAGTAG